Proteins from one Triticum aestivum cultivar Chinese Spring chromosome 7A, IWGSC CS RefSeq v2.1, whole genome shotgun sequence genomic window:
- the LOC123148344 gene encoding uncharacterized protein, giving the protein MARAAVQRSAGRCESFRGRVDDDVLPFLVHSAPSLRSLHVTRLHDISSERLISVVAKKLPLLEELVLSHGLIQEGSLVALAHECPRLRVLDTGRCVTLCPIDRASRNRLRGWPLFCREPRQQVSSYWVQMRGQQDGSI; this is encoded by the exons ATGGCGCGTGCCGCCGTGCAGCGCAGCGCCGGCCGCTGCGAGTCCTTCCGCGGCCGTGTCGACGACGATGTACTGCCCTTCCTCGTCCACAG CGCGCCGTCACTGCGGAGCCTCCACGTGACGCGACTGCACGACATTAGCAGCGAGAGGCTCATCTCCGTGGTGGCCAAGAAGCTCCCGCTGCTCGAGGAGCTCGTGCTGTCGCATGGCCTGATCCAGGAAGGCTCGTTGGTCGCTCTCGCCCACGAATGCCCACGCCTCCGGGTGCTCGACACCGGCCGCTGTGTGACCCTGTGCCCCATTGACAGAGCATCACGAAACAGGCTTCGTGGATGGCCTCTTTTCTGCCGAGAGCCGCGGCAGCAGGTGTCTTCATACTGGGTGCAAATGCGTGGGCAACAAGATGGTTCTATTTGA
- the LOC123150383 gene encoding fatty-acid-binding protein 2 encodes MKHDRLIFANIGHAGGYMYQYPPEFPMSHDLGLSLVTHLGRLLGSSLQHRREICSSGNVKAQEAFICLRKFARAFFFWFSRAYDPKSPHGFSHIKRVTSGVQNLVGSQFASLKEGHAVQLLLARLAQATVGRMWNDIEQQHASNLLTMAGFAAIVPPFENISPKMLAELITFGNVDGYINMPAEQPCLDTKRLSCSSVAVPTTIFQEDAVEPKTGIKFPAFLEDDSCPATTVLVGVGFKGMKIMRVKNLNLYAFGLYMQPNSICEKLGPKYASVPTTNLKDDPDFYDDLLRENLHIRVRLVVNYKGLSIGAVRDVFEKSLGLRLRKINPDTDYHCLKTFASYFTKDIPIPAGTKIDFCQTSDGQLITEIDGRQISAVQSKDLCRAFFDMYIGDSPVSLEAKREVARNVAGLMGRCGG; translated from the exons ATGAAGCACGATCGGTTAATTTTCGCCAATATTGGTCATGCCGGGGGATACATGTACCAGTATCCACCAGAGTTTCCAATGTCCCATGATCTTGGGCTGAGTTTGGTAACACATCTCGGAAGATTGTTGGGGAGTTCTTTGCAACATCGCAGGGAGATCTGTTCTTCGGGAAATGTGAAGGCTCAGGAAGCATTCATTTGCCTCAGGAAGTTTGCCAGAGCTTTCTTCTTCTGGTTTTCTAGAGCGTATGACCCCAAGAGTCCCCACGGGTTTTCACATATAAAGCGAGTGACTTCTGGTGTGCAAAATTTGGTGGGATCGCAGTTTGCTTCTCTAAAAGAAGGGCATGCTGTACAGCTGTTGTTAGCCAGACTTGCACAGGCAACCGTTGGACGAATGTGGAATGACATTGAGCAGCAACATGCCAGCAATCTTCTTACTATGGCTGGTTTTGCTGCTATCGTACCACCATTTGAAAACAT ATCTCCGAAGATGCTTGCAGAGTTGATAACGTTTGGAAATGTTGATGGTTATATCAACATGCCAGCAGAGCAGCCTTGTTTGGACACTAAGCGGCTAAGTTGTTCTTCTGTTGCTGTGCCAACTACGATCTTTCAAGAAGACGCAGTTGAACCAAAAACTGGAATCAAGTTCCCTGCATTCCTTGAAGATGACTCCTGTCCAGCTACAACG GTCCTCGTTGGGGTGGGTTTCAAAGGCATGAAAATAATGAGGGTCAAAAATCTGAACCTGTACGCTTTTGGTTTAT ATATGCAACCGAATTCTATTTGCGAGAAGCTGGGTCCTAAGTATGCTTCAGTTCCAACCACCAACCTGAAGGATGACCCAGATTTCTATGATGATCTTCTGAG GGAAAACCTTCATATCAGAGTTAGGTTGGTAGTCAACTACAAAGGCCTTAGCATTGGTGCAgtgagaga TGTATTCGAGAAGTCACTTGGCCTGCGTTTGCGAAAG ATAAATCCCGACACTGACTATCATTGCTTGAAGACCTTTGCTTCTTACTTCACTAAAGATATCCCTATACCTGCT GGCACAAAGATCGACTTCTGCCAAACGTCTGACGGTCAGCTAATAACAGAAA TTGATGGCAGGCAGATCAGTGCTGTTCAGAGCAAAGACCTTTGCA GGGCTTTCTTCGACATGTACATTGGCGATTCGCCCGTCTCGCTAGAGGCCAAAAGGGAAGTCGCCCGGAACGTCGCCGGGCTCATGGGCAGATGTGGCGGGTGA